One genomic window of Mercenaria mercenaria strain notata chromosome 2, MADL_Memer_1, whole genome shotgun sequence includes the following:
- the LOC123563719 gene encoding uncharacterized protein LOC123563719 — MSLIRRPCVFFNLKCKVLTPYSLPARISTSVLNHKSESPKDSQPYPFMSKMKENQYRIEETFQVKENYNWKYQPHVIFGCIITFFVYFVFLREEHELDWAIAKQLYAGIPGLEEQDLRKSIEKAKKQGKDTTLYEERLNVLLAEKKR; from the exons atgtcattaataaggcGTCCTTGCGTCTTTTTCAATCTAAAATGTAAAGTGCTGACTCCATACag TTTGCCGGCTAGAATCAGCACATCTGTCTTAAACCACAAGTCAGAGTCACCTAAAGACAGTCAGCCGTACCCATTTAtgtccaaaatgaaagaaaatcagTACAGAATTGAGGAAACATTTCAAGTCAAAGAAAATTACAATTGGAAGTATCAGCCTCATGTTATATTTGGATGCATTATAACattctttgtatattttgtttttctacgCGAGGAACATGAACTGGACTGGGCCATTGCTAAACAATTGTATGCTGGAATACCAGGGCTGGAGGAACAGGATTTAAGAAAAAGCATTGAAAAAGCAAAGAAACAAGGGAAAGATACCACTCTCTATGAAGAAAGATTAAATGTGTTACTAGCTGAAAAGAAACGATAA